CATTATCCCGGCTTCCTCCAGGGATTTGATGACGGATCCGCGCCCCTTCGGCAGGTAGACAATAACTGGGTAGTCCGTCAGGCTCTGAGTGTTGAGCGCCTGCTTCAAGGCTCCCTTACCCGAACCATCCTTGACCTGGACGACGGCGTTGCCTGTCACGATATCGAAGTCGGTGAGCGGCTTTCCGTCCGCGCCGACTATGTCAACGCCCTGTGCCTTCATGTGTCCCGGGTATCGTGCGTGAATCTCATCCGCCAGTTCCGGGACCAGCGGATCATCTCCCTTGCCGATGACCCAAGGTCTGCATGGAGAAAGCCCGTGGGGGTCCACCCACATGTGAGGGTTGTTGACGTACGTGACGGTGTTGGGCGCCGGTTCGAGTCCGAGAGGGTCGCTGGTGAGGTAACGGGCGGACTCGGGGTCGTAGTAGCGCAGATAGTTGTAGTGGAGCCCGGTCTCAGGGTCGTGGTACTGGCCCGGGAAGCGAAGTGGTGTGTACGTGGCGCTGTCGGCGGGCCAGGCTGTCTTGCCCCAGAGGGTGCTGCGCGCGCGCCAAGCGATGCCGCCGGTCTCGTCGATGAGTTCGGTGGGCGTGCCGATGAGGTCGGTGACCATCGAGAAGAAGCGGGAGTCTATCTCGTGTTGCGGCTCATCTGGCGTGGACACCCGTTCGGTCTGCGCGACGGGTGCAAGCCCCTGGTGCTCCCAGGTGAGAGTGACGGGATTGGGAAAGTTTGGTGCTGTGGTGGTCTGTTCGCACAGAGTGCTGCCGTCCCAGGTGAAGACGGTTTCTTCGACGATCGTCTTGTTGTCGGAAGCCAGGCGTTGCTTGGCGGTACGGCGGCCAAGGGGGTCGTAGAGGTAGACCCAGCAGGTGCCGTCCGGAGTGGTGACGGACGTGAGACGGTCTTCGGCGTCCCATGCATAGCGCCAGGTGTCGGGTCTACGGGACAGACGCGTCCTCTGGCGCAGGGTGACTCGACCGAGGGCGTCGTATTCGTAGCGGATGCGTCCGGCGCGAGTAAGGCGAGTGCCGGTGTAAGCACGTGGTCCAGAGGATTCGTGGCCCGGGTGGGTATCGGGCCAGTCCGACTGCATCTGATTGCCGGCTGCATCGTATGCGTAGGATTCCGTCCAGCCGCGGGCCCGGACTGCTGTGACCCGGGCAGCTGAGTCCAGGTCGAAGTGGCGGGTGCCGGAGATCTGGTCGTCGATGCCTGTGAGGTTGCCGTCGGCCCGGTAGGTGTAGGCGCGGTGCTGGATCGACCTTCCGTCCTCGGCGGTGACCGACTGGGCGGTGAGCCGGCCTGCCTCGTCATAGGCGCGGGCCAGGGTGACGTTCGCGCCGATGTGGCGGGCCACTTCCCGTCCCGAGGCATCACGGTCGAAGTCGATGACACGGCCGGCAGCATTGATGCGCGCGAGATGGCCTACGGCGTCGTAGGTCCTTGTGCTGGTCGCCCCGACGGGAGTAGTGCGGCCGGTACGGCGGCCGGCGTCGTCGTATGCGTAGGTGAGGGTCCGCCCGTTCACGGACTCCGTGAGGAGCCGGCCGGCGCGGTCCCTCTCCAGAACGAGGGTGCATTCCGATGCCGTCGCGTGCGTGAGCCGACCCAGCAGATCGTGCGAATACGTGCTGACTGTCCCAGCGGCATCCTTGCGTACGACCTGGCCGAGCACGTCCCTGTCGAATGTGATGGTCTGGCCGAGGGCGTCGGTGCGGGAGGCCAGGCGGCCTGTGGCGTCGTGGGTATAGGTGAGTGTGCGGCCGTCGAAGTCGGTCTCTGCTTTCAGACGACCGACTTCATCGTGGTCGTAACTCCAGGTCATACCCATCGAATTGGTGACCTGCTTGAGGCGCAGTGACGTGTCGTAGGTGAACTCGTGGCGGGCGCCGTCGGGGTTGGTGCGGGCCGACAGCAGATCGAAGTGGGTGTACTCGAAGTGGGATACCTGCCCCAGCTGGTCTGTGTGGCTGGTCAGATTGCCTTCGCCGTCATATGTCCATGCCTCGGTCGCTCCATCGGGCATGAGGCGGTGGACGAGGCGGCCCTCTGTCGACCAGCCCAGTCGGGTGGTGCGCCCCGTTTCGTCGGTGACGGCGACAGGACGTCCCCATGCGTCGCGTGCCCAACTGATCGTGGCATCCAACGGGTCGGTGACCTCAAGAGGAAGCCCGGCGGGGTTGCAGCGCACTCTGGTGACGTGACCGAGCTCATCGGTGGTCGTGACTGGGTGGCCTTGCGAGGTGTACGTGCTCTGAGAGGTCGCTCCGGACGGATCGACAGTGCTGGTGCAGTTGCCGCGCTCGTCGTAGGCGTATTGCCAGGAGGTCCCGTCCGGCAGGTCGATGGCCGTGGCAAGGGCCAGGCTGTTGTAGGCCACGCGCACGACGGCGCCATCAGGCCGGGTCACCTCAACGGGCTGCCCCAGCCCGTTGTTCACGATCCTCGTGGTGTTACCCAGTTCATCCGTCCAGGCCGTGACGTGTTGGTGAGCGTCGTAGTCCGTCCGTACGACCCCGCCAAGGGGGTCTATTTCGGCGATGACCATGCATCGGTCGTCGACGACGAGACGGGAAGTGGAGCCCTCTGCCGTGGTGACCTCGGTGACGCGGCAGCCGGGCCACTCGGGGTCGATCACGTCGTAGACGAAAGTGTGGGACAGGTGCTCGGCCTCACCGCCCTGGGCGATGCAGCGGTCCTGCTCGTCGTAGGTGTAGTTGTAGCGGCTGTGGTTGCTGTCCGTCCAAGACGTGATGCGCAGTTGCTCGTCGTAGGTGAACAGCATGCGTGAGCCATAGGAGTTGGTGACCGCAGTGAGGTTGCCGTCGGTGTATTCGTATTGCTTGATCGTGACGTCGGTATGGT
This Streptomyces sp. NBC_01283 DNA region includes the following protein-coding sequences:
- a CDS encoding DUF6531 domain-containing protein — translated: MSHRPADWHVLDLDKDPTPGDPDRVRNLAKNLHDFADDVSKVLRDIKGMAGEDAILTWAGKTAESFTSEFEDAPGKLKKLKKSYEMAGDALSTYWPELERSQALADKALAKGREAQTSLSAAQSRLTSADSWVDRAGKEADKYKDDDGGSKAGKDVPKPDPDKVKAATRNANSAEKAQTAAKSDVSAAQSSLDAAKKMAEDARKMRQDAAGTAKKKLEDASDAGIQNRKWWEEVGDWVTDNWDTIVAVCKVVVAVLGVIAMIIGGPILGAIVLIAALVVLADTLNKYANGEASLWDVAFAALDCIPGMKGLTSLRGLAKGMKGLKAGLKGLKSARGALTKGAKGAFNRLKGKIKGCGDPVDAATGQMFLDATDITLPGTLPLAFTRRVASGYRTGGWFGPTWTSTIDQRLELDEQGIVFVTEDGMLLEYPHPQGPDAAVLPISGPRWPLTRRDDGSYRVADPIIGHTRCFGAPFDDTALLTRISDRNHNTIDVDYDTEGAPLAIRHSGGYHLALTVEEERITALSLTNAGENHTDVTIKQYEYTDGNLTAVTNSYGSRMLFTYDEQLRITSWTDSNHSRYNYTYDEQDRCIAQGGEAEHLSHTFVYDVIDPEWPGCRVTEVTTAEGSTSRLVVDDRCMVIAEIDPLGGVVRTDYDAHQHVTAWTDELGNTTRIVNNGLGQPVEVTRPDGAVVRVAYNSLALATAIDLPDGTSWQYAYDERGNCTSTVDPSGATSQSTYTSQGHPVTTTDELGHVTRVRCNPAGLPLEVTDPLDATISWARDAWGRPVAVTDETGRTTRLGWSTEGRLVHRLMPDGATEAWTYDGEGNLTSHTDQLGQVSHFEYTHFDLLSARTNPDGARHEFTYDTSLRLKQVTNSMGMTWSYDHDEVGRLKAETDFDGRTLTYTHDATGRLASRTDALGQTITFDRDVLGQVVRKDAAGTVSTYSHDLLGRLTHATASECTLVLERDRAGRLLTESVNGRTLTYAYDDAGRRTGRTTPVGATSTRTYDAVGHLARINAAGRVIDFDRDASGREVARHIGANVTLARAYDEAGRLTAQSVTAEDGRSIQHRAYTYRADGNLTGIDDQISGTRHFDLDSAARVTAVRARGWTESYAYDAAGNQMQSDWPDTHPGHESSGPRAYTGTRLTRAGRIRYEYDALGRVTLRQRTRLSRRPDTWRYAWDAEDRLTSVTTPDGTCWVYLYDPLGRRTAKQRLASDNKTIVEETVFTWDGSTLCEQTTTAPNFPNPVTLTWEHQGLAPVAQTERVSTPDEPQHEIDSRFFSMVTDLIGTPTELIDETGGIAWRARSTLWGKTAWPADSATYTPLRFPGQYHDPETGLHYNYLRYYDPESARYLTSDPLGLEPAPNTVTYVNNPHMWVDPHGLSPCRPWVIGKGDDPLVPELADEIHARYPGHMKAQGVDIVGADGKPLTDFDIVTGNAVVQVKDGSGKGALKQALNTQSLTDYPVIVYLPKGRGSVIKSLEEAGIMVTRDKETLMQVLAP